One Rhinoraja longicauda isolate Sanriku21f chromosome 18, sRhiLon1.1, whole genome shotgun sequence DNA segment encodes these proteins:
- the ins gene encoding insulin: MRFEFLHSFDLENSGQIYNIYVSPLEQFKSQHGKSRNIQEWRSTFLIEMVFWSQIVLVCALIISSCPKGLETLPSQHLCGSHLVDALYFVCGPKGFYYLPKVKRGPEQFLELRGEESIQENETGQQFPFHKLLGRMIKRGIVEHCCHNTCSLFDLEGYCNQ; the protein is encoded by the exons ATGAG ATTTGAATTTCTGCACTCTTTCGATTTGGAAAATTCTGGCCAGATTTATAACATCTACGTCTCTCCTTTGGAGCAGTTCAAATCCCAACATGGAAAATCCAGGAACATCCAGGAAT GGAGATCCACTTTTCTCATTGAAATGGTGTTTTGGAGCCAAATCGTGCTGGTGTGTGCACTGATCATCTCTTCATGCCCCAAAGGATTAGAAACACTCCCTTCACAGCACCTGTGTGGCTCACACCTAGTGGATGCTTTGTACTTTGtgtgtggaccaaagggcttctATTATTTACCTAAAGTAAAGAGAGGCCCAGAACAGTTTCTCG AGTTACGTGGGGAAGAATCAATTCAAGAAAATGAGACCGGACAGCAGTTTCCATTCCATAAACTGCTAGGACGGATGATAAAGAGAGGAATTGTGGAGCATTGCTGCCATAATACCTGCTCGCTTTTTGATCTGGAAGGCTACTGCAACCAATAA